From the Candidatus Limnocylindria bacterium genome, the window GGCCGCTCGACAAGCCACTCCGCGAGGCGCATTCCCCCTCCTCAGCGGTGTCGAATGCTAGGCCTCCGGTGGAGCCGACGAAAGGGATAATCCGCCTGTGAGCGTTCATGTGGCAGGCGACCTCAACGATGTACTGGATCACCTTTCCAGCGCCACCGACGTGACACTTCTCGCCGGCGGCACGGACCTCATGGTCGACCTCAACTTCGGCCGAAAGCGCCCGGAGCGCGTCGTTGCCATCGATCGCGTACCGGAGCTCGCTCGGCTCGAGCGCAACGGC encodes:
- a CDS encoding FAD binding domain-containing protein yields the protein MSVHVAGDLNDVLDHLSSATDVTLLAGGTDLMVDLNFGRKRPERVVAIDRVPELARLERNG